From the genome of Ornithobacterium rhinotracheale, one region includes:
- a CDS encoding DUF423 domain-containing protein → MKQITLIIGAAYGMASIILGAFGAHAFKKLLPAEKLASFEIGVRYMMYHALLLLILGFCLNFKTRLECSATGLMMLGCLMFSGSIYFLAFSEQLAVPTRVLGPITPIGGALMILGWGLLLWHLIKTKF, encoded by the coding sequence ATGAAACAAATTACACTCATTATCGGCGCGGCTTACGGTATGGCCTCTATCATCTTGGGGGCTTTTGGCGCACACGCGTTTAAGAAGCTACTCCCTGCGGAGAAGCTTGCCAGTTTTGAAATAGGCGTGCGCTATATGATGTATCACGCGCTGTTGCTTTTAATCTTAGGCTTTTGCTTAAACTTTAAAACACGGCTCGAATGTAGCGCAACGGGGCTTATGATGCTCGGCTGCTTGATGTTCTCTGGGAGTATTTATTTCCTCGCATTCTCTGAGCAGCTGGCAGTGCCTACGCGCGTGCTAGGCCCCATCACTCCAATCGGGGGCGCGCTGATGATTTTGGGCTGGGGGCTGCTGCTATGGCATTTGATTAAAACTAAATTTTAA
- the tsaB gene encoding tRNA (adenosine(37)-N6)-threonylcarbamoyltransferase complex dimerization subunit type 1 TsaB, protein MALILNIETSTRNCSVSVARNGEMLALCEESKENYEHAEKLHRFMQWALEAEDLSFSDLDAICVSKGPGSYTGLRIGVSAAKGLCFALNIPLLSMNSLEILARAAQGAAADYIIPMIDARRKEVYTAIFTPQMQAVEPTSAKILDENSFSAFQSKKVLILGDGAGKASEILALNEATYHSDSLPSAKDMCAQSFALFQAQKFEDVAYFEPFYLKDFVAGK, encoded by the coding sequence ATGGCTTTAATTTTAAATATAGAAACCTCCACGCGCAACTGCTCGGTATCGGTAGCCCGAAATGGCGAAATGCTGGCACTCTGCGAGGAGAGCAAGGAAAATTATGAACACGCCGAGAAGCTGCACCGCTTTATGCAATGGGCTTTGGAGGCAGAAGATTTATCTTTTTCAGATTTAGATGCAATCTGCGTGAGCAAAGGCCCTGGGAGCTATACGGGGCTGCGTATAGGCGTTTCGGCGGCAAAGGGTTTGTGCTTTGCACTGAATATTCCGCTGCTGAGTATGAACTCTTTGGAGATTTTAGCGCGCGCCGCCCAAGGGGCGGCGGCGGACTACATAATCCCAATGATTGATGCCCGAAGAAAGGAGGTGTACACGGCGATTTTTACGCCTCAAATGCAAGCGGTGGAGCCTACAAGTGCTAAGATTTTAGACGAAAATAGCTTCTCGGCATTTCAATCAAAAAAAGTACTGATTTTGGGTGATGGCGCGGGCAAGGCTAGTGAAATTTTGGCACTTAATGAGGCGACTTACCACAGCGATAGTCTGCCCTCTGCCAAGGATATGTGCGCGCAGAGTTTTGCCTTATTTCAAGCTCAAAAGTTTGAGGATGTGGCCTACTTTGAGCCTTTTTACTTAAAAGATTTTGTGGCAGGAAAATAA
- a CDS encoding TolC family protein, whose amino-acid sequence MKKTFFFVFGGLFSLGLAQNQQWSLEQMIAYAKQHNLNLQQNRINTQLINNRVTAAYRQKLPTVSASIGNGLIAGVQGVPITNSNQQYVGKTNGFQLYQNSLSVSANMLLYNHGKLKLNEEKAKLDAQAAQEDLKALENQLTLQILNQYLNVLLQKELVLNFQQKLKLSENQLEQIQKLFNGGAIPLSNVYESKTQLARSKQNVATAEVNVQEALFNLAQLLQLKDTKSFDVLTLNLSENPQQLIDNIDQVIAYAYQNQPRIKNAEIKAQSSLKDIELAKTEFWPSLSASYGIGTNYRAYLNKGIDSDRLFDQWWNNHTHNFGLNLNIPIFNKNLTKLNVENAELQAQIAEKDIEIKKQQLKEEIQKAYFNTSSNYQKFIAVQEAVKSAEISMDFAQKSLEAGKITLYDFNQAAERLFSAKSELLQAKYNYIFSLKVLDFYLDKPITFN is encoded by the coding sequence ATGAAAAAGACATTTTTTTTCGTTTTTGGCGGACTTTTCAGCCTTGGTTTAGCTCAAAACCAGCAGTGGTCGCTTGAGCAAATGATAGCTTATGCCAAACAGCATAATCTCAACCTTCAACAAAATAGAATCAACACACAATTGATCAATAATCGTGTAACAGCAGCCTATCGCCAAAAGCTCCCTACCGTGAGTGCCTCAATTGGAAATGGGCTAATTGCAGGAGTGCAAGGCGTGCCGATTACCAACTCCAATCAGCAGTATGTGGGAAAAACCAATGGTTTTCAATTATACCAAAATTCATTGTCGGTTTCTGCCAATATGCTACTCTACAATCACGGAAAGCTTAAACTAAACGAGGAGAAAGCTAAACTCGACGCTCAAGCTGCACAAGAAGATTTAAAAGCACTTGAAAATCAGTTAACACTACAAATCTTAAATCAATATTTGAATGTTTTATTGCAAAAAGAATTGGTTTTAAACTTTCAACAAAAATTAAAACTTTCTGAAAATCAATTAGAACAAATTCAAAAATTGTTTAACGGAGGGGCGATTCCACTCAGTAATGTCTACGAGTCCAAAACGCAACTGGCGCGTAGCAAGCAAAATGTTGCAACTGCCGAAGTAAATGTGCAAGAAGCTCTATTTAATTTAGCTCAACTTTTACAGCTAAAAGACACCAAAAGCTTTGATGTGCTCACGCTGAATTTAAGCGAAAATCCGCAACAATTGATTGATAATATAGACCAAGTGATTGCATACGCGTATCAAAATCAACCAAGGATTAAAAATGCTGAAATTAAAGCACAAAGCTCCCTGAAAGACATAGAATTAGCCAAAACCGAATTCTGGCCAAGTCTTTCTGCCTCTTATGGTATTGGCACCAATTACCGAGCGTATTTGAACAAAGGCATTGATTCCGATAGGCTTTTTGACCAATGGTGGAATAATCACACACATAATTTTGGGCTAAATCTCAATATTCCGATTTTTAATAAAAACCTCACCAAATTAAATGTCGAAAATGCTGAATTGCAAGCACAAATAGCCGAAAAAGATATTGAGATCAAAAAACAACAACTCAAAGAAGAAATCCAAAAAGCTTATTTCAACACCTCGAGCAATTATCAAAAATTTATTGCCGTGCAAGAGGCCGTAAAATCCGCAGAAATATCCATGGATTTTGCTCAAAAAAGCTTAGAGGCAGGAAAAATCACGCTGTATGATTTCAATCAAGCAGCAGAACGATTATTCAGTGCAAAATCAGAACTTTTACAAGCTAAATACAATTATATTTTCAGCTTAAAAGTTCTTGATTTTTATTTAGACAAACCGATTACATTTAATTAA
- a CDS encoding adenine phosphoribosyltransferase, with protein MTLANEVASCIRVVEDFPHKGISFKDFSGVFQNPEVSKKVIAYFADQARGKVDAVCGIESRGFILGLPIALALKVPFIMIRKKGKLPPPTVEASYELEYGAATLEMVDGQLEKGARVLIHDDVLATGGTAAACAELVTKVGAIPAQFNFLIELDFLKGREKIGNTEIVTILKY; from the coding sequence ATGACATTAGCCAACGAAGTAGCCTCTTGCATAAGAGTTGTTGAAGATTTCCCGCACAAAGGAATCTCTTTTAAAGATTTTAGCGGTGTGTTTCAAAATCCAGAAGTTTCAAAAAAAGTGATTGCTTATTTTGCAGATCAAGCCAGAGGAAAAGTAGATGCTGTCTGCGGTATAGAGAGTCGTGGTTTTATCTTAGGGCTCCCCATCGCCCTTGCATTGAAAGTTCCCTTTATAATGATTAGAAAAAAAGGGAAATTGCCCCCTCCTACCGTAGAGGCCTCTTATGAGCTAGAATACGGAGCAGCTACGCTAGAAATGGTAGATGGGCAATTGGAAAAAGGGGCCCGTGTGCTCATTCACGACGATGTCTTGGCAACTGGCGGCACCGCTGCTGCATGTGCAGAACTAGTTACCAAAGTGGGAGCTATTCCTGCCCAGTTTAATTTCTTGATTGAACTCGATTTCTTGAAAGGAAGAGAAAAAATTGGCAACACAGAAATCGTTACTATTTTAAAATATTAA
- a CDS encoding ABC transporter ATP-binding protein, whose amino-acid sequence MKAFKRVLKYIKPYKLDLVLTVFFNILYSLFAIFSISSLFPILKILFDNVEKNTTEIIEPEGVGEFSFQHAQYLLNKYIADQMNVCGELTVLAFICLITVILFLLRNIFRYAAQCYVISLKSGISRDIRNDLYAKIVKLPVSFFTDQRKGDLMSRVSSDVDNIQRYNLNPLIEIFRAPFMIIASLVMLIYLNAGLTLVAFIVLPLMGGVISMISKSLKRSSQESQHLLGRLISSVEETIAANKIIKIFNAENILTKRFFKLNSTWRKIYNKVEYRYELSSPMSEVLGSVTMIILVFYGGKVIIEGGDLTGEAFLTFIGIFFQMLDPAKSLSKAFTDVARGNASAERIFEILDAKIVVEEQENALEIEDFNHQIEFKNVSFSYENDTPIIKNFNLTIKKGMSVALVGQSGSGKSTIANLLARFYDPQEGEILIDGQPLRNLNLKDYRKLMGMVTQDSILFNDTVYNNIALGKEDATPQEIHHAAEVANAKEFIEKLSQKYNENIGEGGSKLSGGQKQRLSIARAVLKNPPIMILDEATSALDTHSERLVQQALDYMMQNTTSLMIAHRLSTIQNADLIVVMENGEIKEQGKHNELMEKEGIYAQLIRMQNFD is encoded by the coding sequence ATGAAAGCATTTAAAAGAGTTTTAAAATACATAAAGCCTTACAAGCTAGATTTAGTACTCACTGTATTTTTCAATATTTTATATTCCTTATTTGCCATTTTTTCGATATCCTCATTGTTCCCGATACTCAAGATTTTGTTTGACAATGTGGAGAAAAATACTACCGAAATCATTGAACCAGAGGGCGTGGGGGAATTCAGTTTTCAACATGCGCAATATTTACTGAATAAATACATTGCAGATCAAATGAATGTTTGTGGGGAATTAACGGTTTTAGCCTTCATCTGTTTAATTACGGTAATTTTGTTTTTATTGAGAAATATATTTAGATATGCCGCTCAGTGTTATGTAATTTCGTTAAAATCAGGAATTTCTCGAGATATTAGAAACGATTTATATGCTAAAATAGTAAAATTGCCTGTTTCTTTTTTTACCGATCAGCGCAAAGGCGATTTAATGAGTCGTGTGTCTAGCGATGTAGATAACATTCAGCGATATAACTTAAATCCGTTGATTGAGATATTTCGTGCACCATTTATGATTATAGCCTCGCTGGTGATGCTGATTTATTTAAACGCAGGTTTAACCTTGGTGGCATTCATTGTTTTACCACTAATGGGGGGCGTGATTTCTATGATTTCTAAAAGCCTTAAAAGATCTTCGCAAGAGTCTCAGCACCTATTAGGCAGATTGATTTCTAGTGTAGAAGAAACCATTGCCGCCAATAAAATTATTAAAATTTTCAATGCCGAAAATATTTTAACTAAACGCTTTTTTAAGCTCAATAGCACTTGGCGAAAAATATATAATAAAGTAGAATATCGCTACGAGCTTTCCTCGCCAATGAGTGAAGTCTTAGGCTCTGTAACCATGATTATTTTAGTTTTTTATGGTGGAAAAGTCATTATCGAAGGAGGGGATTTAACGGGAGAGGCATTTTTGACTTTTATCGGGATTTTTTTTCAAATGCTAGACCCCGCCAAAAGCCTCTCTAAAGCCTTCACCGATGTTGCCCGAGGAAATGCCTCCGCAGAGCGCATATTTGAGATTTTAGATGCAAAAATTGTGGTTGAGGAGCAAGAAAACGCCTTAGAAATTGAAGATTTTAATCACCAAATAGAGTTTAAAAATGTAAGTTTCAGCTACGAAAATGATACGCCAATTATTAAGAACTTTAATTTAACCATCAAAAAAGGAATGAGCGTGGCACTCGTGGGGCAATCTGGAAGCGGAAAATCTACCATAGCCAATCTTTTAGCCAGATTTTACGACCCACAAGAAGGGGAAATTTTGATAGATGGCCAGCCATTGAGAAACCTTAATTTAAAGGATTATAGAAAACTGATGGGAATGGTAACGCAAGATTCCATTTTGTTTAACGATACGGTGTACAATAATATTGCCCTTGGCAAAGAAGATGCTACGCCGCAAGAGATTCATCACGCCGCAGAGGTGGCAAATGCCAAGGAGTTTATAGAAAAACTCTCCCAGAAATATAATGAAAACATAGGCGAGGGCGGAAGCAAGCTCTCTGGCGGACAAAAGCAGCGCCTCTCCATTGCGCGTGCGGTATTAAAAAATCCGCCTATTATGATTTTAGATGAAGCCACCTCCGCACTGGATACTCACTCCGAGCGCCTTGTGCAGCAAGCCCTCGATTATATGATGCAAAACACCACCTCGCTGATGATTGCTCATAGACTTTCAACTATTCAAAATGCAGATTTAATTGTGGTGATGGAGAATGGCGAAATCAAAGAGCAGGGAAAACATAATGAATTGATGGAAAAAGAGGGCATCTACGCCCAATTGATTAGAATGCAGAATTTTGATTAA
- a CDS encoding cation diffusion facilitator family transporter has protein sequence MQNDNTQKAKSALLLGILGNLFLFFIKLIGGILGNSFALVADAIESLTDVISSTLLFFGFNYAHKPPDKDHPYGHGRAEPLMTFVVVIFLVISALIIAWESLVNIRTPHDLPKPFTLYILAAIILSKELFYRYSARAGEESESTSVKADAWHHRADAVTSLAAFMGISFALFMGEGFEAADDWAALVACGIILFNAYGIFRPALGEIMDEHRYDDFVREIRQTAEGVSGVHATEKCFVRKQGTQYIIDIHLIVDGEISVRQGHDIAHNVKKTLMLKYPKIIAVMTHVEPRQC, from the coding sequence TTGCAAAACGACAATACCCAAAAAGCAAAAAGTGCCTTATTATTAGGCATTTTAGGCAATTTGTTTTTATTTTTCATCAAATTAATCGGCGGTATTTTGGGCAATTCTTTTGCACTCGTAGCCGATGCCATTGAGTCTTTGACGGATGTGATTTCCTCCACACTTTTATTCTTTGGCTTTAATTATGCCCACAAGCCGCCCGATAAGGACCACCCCTATGGGCACGGGCGTGCTGAGCCTCTAATGACCTTTGTGGTGGTGATTTTTCTTGTAATTTCGGCGCTAATTATTGCGTGGGAGAGCCTTGTTAATATACGCACGCCGCACGATTTACCGAAGCCCTTTACCTTATATATATTGGCAGCAATTATTTTATCCAAAGAGTTGTTTTACCGCTATTCTGCGCGGGCAGGCGAGGAGAGTGAGAGCACTTCTGTAAAAGCAGATGCGTGGCACCACCGCGCCGATGCAGTTACCTCGCTTGCAGCCTTTATGGGGATTAGTTTTGCCTTGTTTATGGGCGAAGGCTTTGAGGCGGCAGATGATTGGGCTGCGCTGGTGGCTTGTGGCATTATCTTGTTTAATGCTTATGGAATTTTCAGGCCTGCGTTGGGCGAAATTATGGACGAGCACCGCTACGATGATTTTGTGCGCGAGATTAGGCAAACGGCCGAGGGCGTCTCTGGTGTGCATGCCACCGAAAAGTGCTTTGTGCGCAAGCAAGGGACACAATATATTATAGACATTCACCTAATTGTAGATGGGGAAATCTCCGTGCGGCAAGGGCACGATATAGCGCATAATGTAAAGAAGACTTTAATGCTGAAATACCCTAAAATTATAGCGGTGATGACGCATGTAGAGCCGCGCCAATGTTAA
- the topA gene encoding type I DNA topoisomerase produces the protein MPKNLVIVESPAKAKTIQKYLGKDFEVQSSFGHIVDLPKKNMGIDIENHFKPEYEISPEKREVVKRLRELSKKAEIVWLASDEDREGEAIAWHLYNELDLKKKDTKRIVFNEITKKAILKAVENPRAIDKDLVNAQQARRVLDRLVGFEMSPVLWKKVKPGLSAGRVQSVAVRLIVEREKEIMAFEPENSFRFVAEFVLETGETFEANLNTEFEDYSAAKDFIEKCAKAEFSVAEVETKPAKRSPAPPFTTSTLQQEASRKLGFSVSRTMSVAQQLYEQGMITYMRTDSVNLSDDALAAARKVVSEEYGEKYAKTRRFKSKTKGAQEAHEAIRPTNLAKHHAGMDSAQNRLYDLIYKRTLASQMADAELERTTISVENNQSPKHIFRGKGEVLLFDGFLKVYQESKEDDDDVVQPQGMTLLPKVSVGEALSANLIKGIEKFTRHAPRYSEASLVRQLEELGIGRPSTYAPTISTIQKRNYVELNNSEGEERQIRTLVLKKGTLKEVPEKEKFGTEKNKLKPTDVGIVVNDFLVEYFKNIMDYQFTAKVEEDFDEIAAGKENWTKVLGDFYKGFHENVERVEENADRATGERLLGVDPKSGKNVYARIGRYGAMVQIGEAEDDEKPRFAGLNPDQNILTISLEEALKLFELPKELGEYKGEVVEVNVGRYGPYVKFGQKYISLGKNEDPHEVEFERAKQIIDTKLAEEAPVAVYEGYEVTRGKGRFGPFIKWNEWFINVNKKYDFDNLSQSDIKELIEDKKKKEAEKVVKNWETEGIRIEKARWKRHNIIQGALKVEVGKEVDVENMSLEEAKKILENAKPKKATKKTAAKKTTTKTKKTK, from the coding sequence ATGCCCAAAAATTTAGTCATAGTAGAGTCCCCCGCAAAAGCCAAAACCATTCAAAAATATTTAGGAAAAGACTTTGAAGTGCAATCGAGTTTTGGCCACATTGTGGATTTGCCCAAGAAGAATATGGGGATAGATATAGAGAACCACTTTAAGCCCGAGTATGAGATATCGCCCGAGAAGCGCGAGGTGGTGAAGCGGCTTAGAGAGCTCTCAAAGAAGGCGGAAATCGTGTGGCTAGCTTCCGATGAGGACCGCGAGGGAGAGGCCATTGCGTGGCATCTGTATAATGAATTGGATTTAAAGAAAAAGGATACCAAGAGAATTGTTTTTAATGAAATTACCAAAAAGGCAATTCTAAAAGCGGTGGAAAACCCAAGAGCCATAGACAAGGATTTAGTCAATGCGCAGCAGGCGCGCCGCGTGCTAGACCGCTTGGTGGGCTTTGAGATGTCGCCCGTTTTGTGGAAGAAAGTAAAGCCAGGGCTTTCCGCAGGGCGCGTGCAATCGGTGGCCGTGCGCTTGATTGTAGAGCGCGAAAAGGAAATTATGGCCTTTGAGCCAGAAAATAGTTTCCGTTTTGTGGCAGAATTTGTTTTAGAAACAGGCGAAACATTTGAGGCAAATTTAAATACCGAGTTTGAAGATTATTCGGCAGCAAAAGACTTTATAGAGAAATGTGCAAAAGCTGAATTTTCCGTGGCAGAGGTGGAGACTAAGCCCGCTAAACGCTCGCCCGCACCACCGTTTACCACCTCCACCTTGCAGCAGGAGGCTTCAAGGAAATTGGGCTTCTCCGTTAGCCGCACAATGAGCGTGGCGCAGCAGCTCTATGAGCAGGGTATGATTACTTATATGCGTACCGATAGCGTAAACCTCTCTGATGATGCCCTCGCAGCCGCGCGCAAAGTGGTGAGCGAAGAGTATGGCGAAAAATATGCTAAAACACGAAGATTTAAAAGCAAAACCAAAGGCGCACAAGAGGCGCACGAGGCAATACGCCCTACTAATTTAGCCAAGCATCACGCAGGAATGGATTCTGCACAAAATCGCTTGTATGATTTAATTTATAAAAGAACACTTGCTAGCCAAATGGCCGATGCAGAGCTAGAACGCACGACTATAAGCGTCGAAAATAATCAATCACCAAAACACATTTTTAGAGGTAAAGGCGAGGTGCTACTTTTTGATGGTTTCCTAAAAGTTTACCAAGAAAGCAAGGAAGATGATGACGATGTGGTGCAGCCACAAGGAATGACACTGCTGCCCAAAGTATCTGTGGGAGAGGCGTTAAGTGCTAATTTGATAAAAGGTATAGAGAAGTTTACACGCCACGCACCGCGCTATTCCGAGGCGAGCCTCGTGCGCCAGCTAGAAGAGCTAGGCATTGGGCGCCCATCTACTTATGCGCCTACGATTTCCACCATTCAGAAGAGGAATTATGTGGAATTAAACAATTCCGAAGGAGAAGAGCGCCAAATTCGTACCCTAGTGCTTAAAAAAGGAACGCTCAAAGAAGTACCCGAAAAAGAAAAATTCGGCACAGAGAAAAATAAATTAAAACCTACCGATGTGGGAATCGTGGTAAATGATTTCTTGGTAGAGTATTTTAAAAATATAATGGATTACCAGTTTACCGCCAAAGTAGAGGAGGATTTTGATGAAATTGCAGCGGGCAAAGAAAACTGGACAAAAGTTTTGGGAGATTTCTACAAAGGATTTCACGAAAATGTGGAGCGCGTGGAGGAAAACGCCGATAGAGCCACAGGTGAAAGACTCCTCGGGGTAGACCCTAAGTCGGGCAAAAATGTATATGCTCGCATTGGGCGATACGGCGCTATGGTGCAAATTGGGGAGGCCGAAGATGATGAAAAACCAAGATTTGCAGGACTAAATCCAGACCAAAATATCCTTACCATTAGCCTCGAAGAGGCGCTTAAACTCTTTGAATTGCCAAAGGAATTAGGCGAATATAAAGGAGAAGTAGTCGAGGTGAATGTGGGAAGATATGGCCCCTATGTGAAATTTGGGCAAAAATATATTTCTCTTGGCAAAAATGAAGACCCCCACGAGGTGGAATTTGAGCGCGCTAAACAAATTATAGATACAAAATTAGCCGAAGAAGCGCCCGTTGCCGTATACGAAGGCTATGAAGTTACCCGCGGAAAGGGAAGATTTGGGCCGTTTATAAAATGGAATGAATGGTTCATCAATGTCAATAAAAAATATGATTTTGATAATTTATCCCAGTCGGATATTAAGGAATTAATTGAGGATAAAAAGAAAAAAGAAGCTGAAAAAGTTGTAAAAAACTGGGAAACAGAAGGAATAAGGATAGAAAAAGCAAGGTGGAAACGCCATAATATCATTCAAGGCGCCCTAAAAGTAGAAGTTGGCAAAGAAGTTGATGTAGAGAATATGTCGCTAGAAGAGGCCAAAAAAATCTTGGAAAATGCAAAACCTAAGAAAGCTACCAAGAAGACAGCCGCTAAGAAAACTACGACAAAAACTAAGAAAACAAAATAA